The Eggerthella guodeyinii sequence GGGGCACCTTGCGGGCGGCGCGTTGGCCGAGGAGCTGTGACCAGGAACGACGCATATCGTACCCCGTTTGCATGACACGGGCGGATGCGGCGATGCGTACAAAATCATGCGTCTGCACGATAGGCGCGCCGCCGGTTTTGGGGCATGCTGGGCCTCGTTGAAACCGGCGGCGACTCCCCAGCGAGGCGCGCGCCACCGACACGCTGTAGGAGGCGCACATGAAAATCTTAGGCATGGGGGTTCCCGAGCTCCTCATCATCCTCGCCGTCATTCTGCTCATCTTCGGCCCCAAGAACCTTCCGAAGCTCGGCGCGTCGGTGGGCAAGACCGTGAAGAGCCTGCGCGAGGGCCTCGGCGGCGGCGAGAAGCTCGTCGAAGCCGACGACGAGGAAGAGCTCGTCGAAGAAGTCGTGGAGGAGGCAGCTCCCGCCGCCGCTCCCAAGAAGACCGTCAAAGTGGCCAAGAAGGCCGAGAAGGTCGCATAACCTACCTACCCTTCCCTTATACGGGCGCGAACCCTCCCTCCCCGCGCCCGCAACCGCCCGCGGCATCCGTGCCGCGGGCGGTTGCGCATTTTGAGGAGGGTGCGGCGAAAGGCGGGAAGCGGGCGCGCAACTCCGCTATGATGGGGGCATCAATCACAACGCGAAGGGGGAGCACGTGCGATTCGGCTTGCGCGCCGACAGGAAGGGCGATTCGCGGTCCCTTTGGGTGATCGGCGGCTTCGTCTGCAACGAGGGGTTCGTGTTCTCGCTGTTCTACATGGGCGAGAACCGCGCCTTCGGCGACGGGCCGTTCGCCTTCGAGCGCGCCGACCTCCTCGGCACGCTGCTGTGCATGCTGCTCGCGTTCGCCCTGTTGCGCCTCGCCTCGCCGCGGGCGCGCGACGCGCTGCTGTCGCGGCCGCTCGTGTGGTGCTACGCCGGGCTGCTCGTGCTGGGCTCGCTCATGCCGGTCATCGCGGGCGACGGCAATCACGGCATCGTGCTGGAAAGCCTGCTCGTGGGCGTGCCGGCGGGCCTCATGCTGGCCGCGTGGGGCCGCGCGCTCGGCCGCCGGCCGGTGGGCGACTCGGTGCCCGAGGTGTTCGTCGCCGCGGCCGTGGCGGCGGGCGTCTGCCTGGTCATGGCCGCGATCCCCGTCCCCCAAGCGCTGTTCGCGCTCAAGCTGCTGCCCCTCGGCAGCGCGCTGGCCCTGCGCGGCCTGCTGCCCGCGCGCGCCGCCTCGAGCGACGCCGGCTCCGAGGGCGGGTCGCTGTCGTTCGGCGACCTGCTGGCCACGAAGGAGCAGCGCGACGAGACGGCGCGGCTCTCGAAGAAGATCATCGCCGGCACCGCGCTGTTCGGCCTGGGCGCCGGCTTCATGGAGACGTTCGGCTCCGACCCCGGCATGGCCTCGACGCCCACGGTGATCGCCAGCCTGCTGCTGCTCATCCTGTTCTGCGTCGCGGCGCTGCAGCTGCTGGCGGCCGGAGGGCTGGGCAAGGGGGGCGCGGCGCCCGGGGGCGAGCGCAAGGCGGGCGCCGCCGTGGACGGCCCGCTCGACGGCGTGTACCGGCTGGCCGTGCTCGTGATGATGGCCGGCTTCCTGTTCGTGCCCGTCCTGGGGTCGTTCGGCGTGCCGGGCGAGGCCATCGTGCTGGCGGGCTACCTGGGGCTCACCTTCGTGCTCGTGTCGCTGTTCCTCGTCATGGCGAAGATCACGGGGCAGGACGCCGCCGTGTCGTTCGCGCGCGGGTTCGCCGCGCTGTACGCGGGCGAGATGGCGGGCATCGCCTGCGGCAACGGCATCGAGCTCTTGGAGCCGGCCGGGCAGGTGCCCTACGCCGTGGCCGCGTTCGCCGGCCTCGCCGCGCTGTACGCGTACCTGTTCCTGTTCACCGAGCGCGACTTCCGCGCCCTGTCGGTCATCGTGCGCGACGCCGACCGCTTCGACGACGCGTGCCGCCTCATCGCCTCCACCTACGGCCTGTCGAAGCGCGAGGCCGAGATCCTGCCGCTCGCGCTCAAGGGACGCACGGGCGAGCGCATCGCCGCCGAGTTCTTCATCTCGAAGAGCACGGTGGACACGCACCTGCGGCGCATCTACGTGAAGACCGGCATGCACGGCCGCCAGGAGCTCATCGACCTGGGCGAGCGCACGGCGCGCGATCTGTCGCAGCGCGGCTGAGGAGGGTGCCGACATGGAGGGAAAACGTGCGAAGCGCGGGTTGAACAGGGTGGACGTCCAGGTGTGCATCATCGTCGCGGTGGTGGTGGCGCTGTCGTTCCTGTGCGTGTACGCGTTCAATTACAGCGTGACCTACCACGAGATGATCGACACCCTGAAAGAGCGCTCCGACAGCATCGAGCACTACGTGGAGGACGCGCTCGACAAGGCCACGTTCTCGGGCATCGACTCGGCCGAGGACATGGACGACGAGTCGTACCGCTCGATGAAGAAGGCGCTCGAGGCCGTGAAGGAGGCCACCGGGGTGCGCTACCTGTACACGGCCAAGCGCACCGACGACGGCTCCTTCGTGTACGTGGTGGACGGCCTGTCGTCGAAAAGCGACGACTTCCGCGAGCCGGGCGACCCGATCGAGGAGGAGATCGTCCCCGACATGGAGCGCGCCCTCGGCGACGAGGTGGTGTACCCCGCCGACATCAAGGACACCGGCTGGGGATACGTCTTCGTGGCGTACTACCCCATCCACGAGGGCGACGAGGTGATCGGCGTCCTCGGCATCGAGTTCGACGCCCAGCGCCAGTACGAGACCTTCCGCATCGTGCGCCTCGGCACGCCGGCGATCGCCGTGGCGTTCTGCATGCTGGCCATCGTGATCGCGTTCTTCGCCTTCAGGCGCGTGTCGAACCCGTGGTACCGCGACATGGCGAACACCGACTACCTCACCGGGCTCAAGAACCGCAACGCCTTCGAGGTGGACGTCGCGAACTGGGAGCGCAGCGAGGGGCGCGCGTGCGCCGGCATCGTCTCGGCCGACCTCGACGGCCTGAAGGGCATGAACGACACGCGCGGCCACGCCGCGGGCGACGAGCTCATCAAGCGCGCGGCGGCCGTCCTGGCCGAGGCGTGCGCGGACGCGGGGGCGGTGTACCGCGTGGGCGGCGACGAGTTCGCGGCCTGCTACTTCGACCTCGACGAGGAGCGCGCGGCAGCCGTCGCCGAGCGCATCCGCGCAGCCTGCGCGCGGCACCGTGCGCAGGGGTTGCCGCTGTCGATGTCCGTCGGGTGGGCGCTGCGGCTGCCGGGGGAGCGCGTTGAGGACCTGCTGCTGCGCGCCGATCGGCGCATGTACGAGGAGAAGCAGCGCGCGAGGGCCGGGCGCTAGCGGGCGCTCCTGCGGGCGGCCCGCAGCGCGCGGAACTCCTGCGGGGTGGCGCCGAAGCGCTCCTTGAAGGCCTCCGAGAAGCTGCCCTGGCGCGCGAAGCCCAGCCGGGCGGCGATCTCGGCCATGCTGAGGTCGGTGTCGCCCAGGAGCTCGCAGGCGCGCTCCATGCGCAGGGTGCGCGCGTACTCCTGCGGCGTCATGCCCTCGGCCTGCTTGAACAGCCTCGTCAGCTTGCTCGCGCTCATGCAGGCGATGCGGCACAGCTCGCTTGAGGGCACGGCGCGGTCCAGGTGCTCGCGGATGTGGGCCCGCGTCAGGTTGAGCGCGCTGCGGTCGGCCGCGCGGATGGCGCTCGCCGCCCCGCGCGCGTTGGCCAGCGACCAGTCCAGCAGCATCGCCGCGGCCTCGGTGACCTTCGCCTCGTAGTAGGCCGGCGCGGTGATGGACGAGGGCCGCGCCCGCTTCATCTCGTCGAACACCATGTTGAGGCCGGGCACGTCCTGCATGCCGTCGAGCGAGGCGATGGCGCGGGAGAGCACGAGCGGGTCGCAGTGGCACGCCAGGCTCAGGCGCTGCAGGCCCTTCGGCAGCATGCAGATGCTCGTCACGTCGAGGCGCTCGTCGGCCTTCGTCACCTGCCCGTAGGGCTGCGACTTCCACGCGTAGCCCAGCAGCGTCCGGTCGGCGGGGTCGTCGGTGATGCCGAAGTAGGGCACCATGTTGCGGCCGTACGACCCGAAGCAGAACAGGTCGGGCGTCTGGCAGGTGAAGCCCACCTCCCGGTTGAACTGCAGGTCGAAGATCGCCACGGACAGGTCGTCGCCCAGCGGGTAGTACCAGTAGGTTCCCTGGCCGTAGCGCTCGTCGATCTCCCAGAGCATGCCCACGCGCCCGCGCTCGGCGGCCTCCACGCGCACGCCGTGCATGGAGGCGATCTGCGTCTCGTAGATGTCGTGGACGGTGAACGGGCCGTTCGACCCCAAGCCGTCCGCCAGCGAGGTGCGTTGCGCCAGGTAGGCCGCCCGCGAGCGCGCCGCGGGGTCGCCCCCGACGCCGATCAGGTTCGACTCGACGAGGGCGCGCGAGCCCGATCCCGCCGCCGCGCACCTCATTTCGGCGTCATCGTCTAGAATTTCGGCTGAATCATCGCGATCGCTCATTGCACGCCGCTCCTTTTCGTTGCATCGCTAGATTATTAGTCATGGCTAACTTCAAGGATATACCAGACTTCGCGCCCTCCGCAACCCTTTGGTCCGCCGAGGGAGCCGCTGCGGGCGCCCCGGCCGCCCCGGCAGCCCCGGCCTGCGCGGCGGCGAGCGCGCGGCGGGCGGGCGCTCGCCGCCGGCTCGACCCGCGCACGTCGCTCGCCGTCCTGCTCATGCTGAACCTCATCGCGTTCGCGCCGACGAAGCCGTGGACCGAGGTGGCGGCCGTGGCGCTGTGCGCCGCGACGATGATCTGGTGCGGCCGCGCGTCGGCGGCGCTGCGCTGGCTGGCAGCCTACGCGGCCGTCTTCGGGGCCAGTATGGCCGTCGCCGCCTTCCCGAACGAGGTGACCGCGTCGTTCGCGGCGATGATCGTCGTGTTCCGCCGCGTGTTCTGCGTGGGGATGTTCGCGTCGAACATGATCGCCACCACGCGCGTGGGCGAGATGGCCTCGGCGCTGCAGCGCGCGCACGTGCCGCGCGGCGGCGTGGTGGCGCTGTGCGTGGCGCTCAGGTTCTTCCCCACGATGGGCAAGGAGTTCTCGTCGGTGGCCGAGGCCATGAAGGTGCGCGGCATGGCGCTGTCGCCCGCGACGGTGCTGCGGCATCCGGCGCTGACGGCGGAGAACCTCATGGTGCCCGTGATGAGCCGGCTGGCCATCGTGGCCGACGAGCTGTCGAACGCGGCCATCGTGCGCGGCATCGACTCCGCGGCGGCGCGCACGTCCTACTACGAGCTGCGCTTCGGGCCGGCGGACGCCCTGTTCGCCGCCCTGTTCGGCGCCGTGGTCGCGTGCGTGGCGCTCATCAAGCTGGGGGTGATCGCGTGAGCGCGCAGGCCGACGCGGCGCTTTCGTTCGACCGGGCGGGCTTCACCTACGCCGGCGCCCGCGAGCCCGCCCTCGCCGACGTGTCCCTGAGCGTGCCCGCAGGGCAGTGCGTGGTGCTCACCGGCGGCTCCGGCTGCGGCAAGACCACGCTCACGCGCCTGGCGAACGGGCTGATCCCCGTCTCCTACGACGGGGAGCTGACCGGGTCGGTGCGCATCGCCGGCAAGGACGCGGGGTCGTGGGAGATGGACGCGCTGTGCCGGCGCGTGGGTTCGGTGTTCCAGAATCCCCGCAGCCAGTTCTTCAACCTGGACACCACCTCGGAGGTGGCGTTCGGCTGCGAGAACCTCGGGCTCTCGCGCGCCGAGATGCACCGGCGCGTGGACGGTGCCTTCGCCCTGCTGGGCATCGAGCACCTGCGCGACCGCGACATCCGCGCGCTCTCGGGCGGCCAGCGCCAGATGGTGGCCATCGCCTCGGTGTGCGCGATGGGCCCCGACGTCTTCGTGCTGGACGAGCCCACGGCGTCGCTCGACGTGGGCGCCATACTCCAGCTGGCCGAGGCGGTCGCGCGGCTCAAGGCCGCGGGCAAGACCGTGCTCGTGGCCGAGCACCGGCTGTGGTGGCTCGCGGGCATCGCCGACCGGGTGGTGGTGATGCGGGGCGGGCGCGTCGTGCGCGACGCGGACGCCGCCGCCTTCGCGCGGATCGGCGAGGACGAGCGCGCGCGGCTGGGCCTGCGCGCCTGGGACCTGGCGCGCGTGTCGCCGGCGCGCCGCGGCGACGGCTCCGCCGCGTCGGGCGCGCGCGCCGCCGACGAGGCCCCCGCGCTCGACGCGGCCGGCCTCGAGGCGGGCTACGGCCGCGACGCGCCCGTGCTGCGCGGGGCGGGCCTGCGGCTGGACGCCGGGACGGTGACGGCGCTCGTGGGCAGGAACGGCGCGGGCAAGACCACGCTGTCGCGCTGCCTGGTGGGGCTGCACCGGGAGCGCGCGGGCAGCGTCCGCTTCTGCGGCGAGGAGCCGCGCCGCCGCGACCGGCCCGAGCACGCCTACCTCGTGATGCAGGAGACCGGCTACCAGCTGTTCAGCGACACCGTGCGCGGCGAGCTGCTGGGCGCGCTCACGCACGGCGGGCTGCGGCCCGCGCCCGACGGGGCGGACGGGCAGGCGGACCGTGCGCTCGCGCGCTTCGGCCTCGAGGACATCGCCGAGCGCCACCCGCTCTCGCTCTCGGGAGGGCAGCGCCAGCGGCTGGTCATCGCCGTCGGCATCCTGCAGGGCGCCCGCGTGCTCGTGCTCGACGAGCCCACGAGCGGGCTCGACTTCGGCACCATGGGGCGCGTGGCCGACGAGGTGCGCCGGGCGCGCGACGCGGGAGCGTGCATCGTCGTGGTCACCCACGACTACGAGTTCGTCTGCGCCGCCTGCGACCAGGTGGCCGTGCTCGAGGACGGCGTCGTGTCCGACGTGCTGCCCGTGCGCGGCGAGGCCCTCGGGCGCATCCGGCGCGCGATCGGCATCGACGGGCGGGCGCGCCCGCTCTGACCGAAGGCATCGACCATTTCAAGAGAAGGAGATACGCATATGGCAACGACGACGGTTGCCGCCTCTTCGGGCGGCGCGAACGCGAAGGGCAAGCTGGTGGGGAAGGACTACATCACGCTGGCCATCTTCGGGGTGCTCCTGTTCCTCGTGTTCATGGTGTTCGCGATGGTGCTGGGCATGAACGCGAACCTGTTCTGGTTCACGCACGCGTGCGGCTCGCTCATCGGCGGCATCGTGTGGATGTACGTGGCCGCGAAGGTGCCCAAGCGCGGCGCGTTCGCCATCATGTCCGCGATCGTCGCGGTGGTGGCGCTGCTGCTGGGCATGCTGTGGACCGGCCCGGTGGGCATCGTGGCGGGCGGCCTGCTGGCCGAGCTCGTGGCGGGGGCCGGCAGCAAGCGCACCACGCTTCGCTGCCTGGCGGCGTTCGCGGTGTGGACGCTGTGCTTCTGGGTGGGCCAGGAGTCGATGATCTTCCTAGCGGGCGACGCCTACGTGCAGATCGTGGTCGATTCCGGCATGAGCGCCGAGTACGGCCAGGGGCTCGTCGACTTCATCCACGGCCCGCTCGCACTGGTGGCGCTGGCCGCGACCGCGGTGTGCCCCTTCGTGGGCGGCTGGATCGGCTCGAAGCTGTTCAAGAAGCACTTCGCCAAGATCTCGGCCTGAGCGCCGCACCTTTCGGCCGACGAGGCGCCGAACGAACGGCTCCCTTTCGGGGGAGCCGTTCTCTTTTTCGGCGGCATCGTCCAATCGGCATCGACGTGCAGCGGATTTCGGCGGGATCGCTATTATGTTCTCTTAGGCTAACAATAAGCACGTTACGGCAAGGAAAGGAACGAATCGTGTCAAGACCGCAGAATCCCATCGTGCGGCTGCTGGAGTTCGCCGGGCCCCACAAGCGCTTGACCATCGCGGGCTGCGCGCTCTCGGCGCTCAACGCCGTGCTGGCCATCGCGATGCTCGTGTGCGTGTGGTTCGTCGTGCGCGACCTCGTGGCCGTCGCCCCGGCGTGGGGCGAGGCGCGGCAGGCCCCGGTGTACGGCGCCTGGGCGCTGGCCTTCGCGCTCGCGGGCCTCGTCGTGTACTTCGCCGCGCTCATGTGCACGCACCTCGCCGCGTTCCGCACGGCGACGAACATGCGCAAGGCGGCGCTCGAGCACCTCGCGAAGGTGCCGCTCGGCTACTTCTCCGTCCGCTCCACCGGCGAGCTGCGCCGCGTCATCGAAGGGTCCACCGGGCTCACCGAGGGCGTGCTGGCGCACCGCATCCCCGATTTCGTGGGCGCGCTGGTCACGCCCGTGGCCTACCTCGTCGTCATGTTCGTGTTCGACTGGGTCATGGGCCTCGTGTGCCTCATCCCCGTGCTCGCCTCCGCCTTCTGCATGTTCCTCATGATGGGCGGCGGTTTGGGCGGCAAGGACGGCGAGGGCAACTCCAACGCCATGCAGTTCATGATGAACTACCAGAACGCGCTCGACAAGATGAACAAGGCCGCCGTGGAGTACGTGCGCGGCATCCCCGTGGTGAAGGTGTTCCAGCAGACCGTCCACTCGTTCAGGGCGTTCCGGGAGTCCATCGTGGCCTACTGCGACTTCGCCACCGCCTACGTGAAGCTGTGCGAGGGCCCGCAGGTGGCGCAGCTCGTCGCCATCAACGCGACGTTCTTCGTGCTCGTGCCGGCGGGCATCCTGCTGGCGGGCGCGGCGGGCGACTTCGGCGCGTTCCTCACGAACTTCCTGTTCTACGTCATCTTCTCGGCGCTCACCACCATGATGATGAGCAAGATCATGTACTCGTCGCAGGCGGTGACCGAGGCGCAGGACGCGGTGAGCCGCATCGACGGCATCCTGTCGGCGCCGCTCATGGCCGAGGTGGACCCGGCCCGGGCCGAGGCGCCCGCCGACGACGCCATCGACTTCGACCACGTCACGTTCTCCTATCCGGGCGCCGACGCGCCCGCGCTCGAGGACGTCGTGCTGCACGTGCCCTCGGGCGCCACGGTGGCGCTCGTGGGGCCGTCGGGCGGCGGCAAGACCACCGCGGCCTCGCTCGTGCCGCGCTTCTGGGACGCGAGCGCGGGGCGGGTGCTCGTGGGCGGCGTCGACGTGCGGTCCATCCCGCAGGCCGAGCTCATGGAGCGCGTGGCCTTCGTGTTCCAGAACGACAAGCTGTTCAAGCAGAGCCTGCTGGACAACATCCGCGCCGCGCGGCCGGAGGCGACGCGCGAGGAGGTGGAGGCGGCCGCGCACGCGGCGCAGTGCGACGACATCGTGGCGAAGCTGCCGCAGGGGCTCGACACCGTGGTGGGCGCCCGCGGCGTGTACCTCTCGGGCGGCGAGTGCCAGCGCATCGCGCTTGCGCGCGCCATCCTGAAGGACGCGCCCATCGTGGTGCTCGATGAGGCCACGGCCTTCGCCGACCCCGAGAACGAGGCGCTCATCCAGCGCGCGCTGGGGGTGCTGTGCGCGGGCAAGACCGTGCTCATGATCGCGCACCGGCTGTCCACCGTGGCCGGCGCCGACGCCATCTACGTGCTGGACGGCGGCCGCCTCGTGGAGCAGGGGACCCACGCCGAGCTGGTGGAGGCGGGCGGCTTGTACGCGCGCATGTGGGCCGACTATCGAACCTCGGCGCAATGGCGCATCGGAAAGGAGGGCGGCTATGCTGCGTGATTCCCTGGGCCTCACCGACGTGGGCGCGAAGAACTTCAGGCGCGGCGTGTTCTTCTGCACGCTGGCGAACCTCGTGCTCATGGCCCCGATCGGCATCCTGTTCCTGCTGGTGAGCGACTTCATGGACCACCTCGTGGCGGGGGCCCCGCTGCCCGCGCTGGCGCCGTACCTCGCGGGGTGCGTCGGCATCCTCGCGCTCATGGTCCTCACCCAGTGGGCCGAGTACGCGAACACGTACCACAAGGTGTACGAGGAGAGCGCCCGCAAGCGCACCGACCTGGCCGAGCACCTGCGCCGGCTGCCGCTGTCGTTCTTCGGGCGGCGCGACCTGTCCGACCTCACGAACGCCATCATGAAGGACTGCTCCGACCAGGAGCGCATGTTCATGCACGTCATGCCGCAGCTGTTCGGCACGGGCCTGTCCACGGCCATCGTCATCGTCGGCATCTTCTTCTACGACTGGCGTCTGGCGCTCGCGGCGTTCTGGGTGGTGCCCGCGGCGCTGCTCGTGATGGCGCTCACCGGGAAGCGCCAGCAGCGCAAGGCGCAGGCGATGGAGGACGCGCGCCTCGAGGTGGCCGACGGCGTGCAGGAGTTCCTGGAGTGCGCGCAGGAGATCCGCGCCACGAACCGCTCGGCGGCGCATCTGGACGCGCTCGCGGCCAAGCTCGACGCGTTCGAGCGCAGGCAGGTGGCGTCCGAGCTGACCACCGGCGTGTTCGTCACCTCGGCGCAGGCGTTCCTCAAGCTGGGCATCGGCACCACCGTCTTCGTGGGCGCGACGCTGCTCGTGTCCGGGCAGACGGACTTCATGACCTACTTCGCCTTCCTGCTCGTGGTCACGCGCGTGTACGATCCGGTGAACCTCATCCTGCAGTCCATCGGCGAGCTGCTGAGCATGCGGCTGTCCATCAGGCGCACGCAGGAGCTGGCCGCCGAGAAGCCCATGGAGGGCTCCACCGACTTCGCGCCGCGAGGCCACGACGTGGTGTTCGAGGACGTGTCGTTCTCGTACGGCGACGGCGAGCAGGTGCTGAGGGACGTGTCGTTCACCGCCCGCGAGGGCGAGGTGACGGCGCTCGTGGGCCCGTCCGGGTCGGGCAAGTCCACGGTGGCGAAGCTGGCGGCGCGCTTCTGGGACGCCGACGCGGGGTCGGTGCGCGTGGGCGGCGTGAACGTGGCCGACGTGGACCCCGAGACGCTGCTGGCCGACTACGCCGAGGTGTTCCAGGACGTGGTGCTGTTCGACGACACGGTGATGGGCAACATCCGCCTGGGGCGGGTCGGCGCAACCGACGAGGAGGTGCTGGCGGCGGCGCGGGCGGCGATGTGCGACGAGTTCGTGAGCCGCATGCCGCAGGGCTACGACACGATGATCGGCGAGAACGGCGGGCGGCTGTCGGGAGGGGAGCGGCAGCGCATCTCCATCGCGCGCGCCATCCTGAAGGACGCGCCGGTGGTGCTGCTCGACGAGGCCACGGCCTCGCTCGACGTGGAGAACGAGACGCAGGTGCAGCAGGCGCTGTCCAGGCTGCTGGCCGGCAAGACCGTGCTGGTCATCGCGCACCGCATGCGCACCGTGGCGAACGCCGACAAGGTGGTGGTGCTCAAGGAGGGGCGCGTCGCCGAGCAGGGCGCGCCCGCCGAGCTCATGGCGCGCGAGGGAGGGCTGTACCGGCGCATGGTGGAGCTGCAGACCGCGTCGGCAGGCTGGTCGATCGCTTCCTGACGGCGCCTCGCGCACGTCCGCCCGAGCGCGTTCGGGCAGGTTCGGGCAGGTTCGGCGGCCCCGGCGGGATTCCTGCCGGGGCCGTTTCCCTGGGGGGAGTTGTGGAGAAACAAACGGTACCTGTTGAAAACCCCTTGAAATCTAACAGGTACCGGTTTATCCTCGTGTCCGGAAAGAATGACCGGTACCTGTTGTACATGGCAGGGAACGGGCCGGCCGCTGGGAAAGGACTATGCTCCGATGGAATTGCTCGAGATCATCCTGCTGTTGCTGGGCGCGGTGCTCGCGTCGTCCGTGCTCGACCAGATGATGCCCCGCGTGTCGCTGCCCCTCGTGCAGATCGCGCTCGGCGCGGCCATCGCAGCGCTGTGGGCGGGCCCTTTGGAGGTGCATATCGACCCCGAGCTGTTCCTCGTGCTGTTCATAGCGCCGTTGCTGTTCGACGAGTCGCGGCGGGCGAGCAAGCGGGATCTGTGGGCGAGCAAGGGCGGCATCGTGTCCCTGGCCGTGGGGCTGGTGCTGGCCACCGTGCTGGCGGTGGGCTTCGCGCTGCACTGGCTCGTGCCCTCGGTGCCGCTGGCCGCCGCGTTCGCGCTGGGCGCCGCGCTCGGGCCGACCGACGCCGTCGCGGTGTCGGCGCTGTCGCGCGACATCCGCCTGAGCAGCCGCCAGGAGGCGCTGCTGTCCGGCGAGGCGCTGCTGAACGACGCCTCGGGCGTGGTGTCGTTCCAGTTCGCCATCGCCGCGGCCGTCACCGGGGCGTTCTCGCTGAGCGAGGCGACGTCGACGTTCGCCGTGTCGTTCGCGGGCGGCCTCGCGCTGGGCGTGGTGCTGGGCCTGGCGGCGCGGTTCCTCG is a genomic window containing:
- a CDS encoding ABC transporter ATP-binding protein: MLRDSLGLTDVGAKNFRRGVFFCTLANLVLMAPIGILFLLVSDFMDHLVAGAPLPALAPYLAGCVGILALMVLTQWAEYANTYHKVYEESARKRTDLAEHLRRLPLSFFGRRDLSDLTNAIMKDCSDQERMFMHVMPQLFGTGLSTAIVIVGIFFYDWRLALAAFWVVPAALLVMALTGKRQQRKAQAMEDARLEVADGVQEFLECAQEIRATNRSAAHLDALAAKLDAFERRQVASELTTGVFVTSAQAFLKLGIGTTVFVGATLLVSGQTDFMTYFAFLLVVTRVYDPVNLILQSIGELLSMRLSIRRTQELAAEKPMEGSTDFAPRGHDVVFEDVSFSYGDGEQVLRDVSFTAREGEVTALVGPSGSGKSTVAKLAARFWDADAGSVRVGGVNVADVDPETLLADYAEVFQDVVLFDDTVMGNIRLGRVGATDEEVLAAARAAMCDEFVSRMPQGYDTMIGENGGRLSGGERQRISIARAILKDAPVVLLDEATASLDVENETQVQQALSRLLAGKTVLVIAHRMRTVANADKVVVLKEGRVAEQGAPAELMAREGGLYRRMVELQTASAGWSIAS